One window of Tenacibaculum maritimum NCIMB 2154 genomic DNA carries:
- a CDS encoding acetyl-CoA carboxylase carboxyltransferase subunit alpha has translation MEYLDFEQPIKDLEEQLVKCQAIGEESDVDVSSTCNKIEKKLAKAKKDIYKNLTAWQRVQLSRHPNRPYTLDYINAICGNTFMELHGDRSVKDDKAMIGGLGKIGDQSFMFIGQQKGYNTKTRQYRNFGMANPEGYRKALRLMKMAEKFGIPVVTLLDTPGAYPGLEAEERGQGEAIARNILEMTRLKTPIITIVIGEGASGGALGIGVGDKVYMMENTWYTVISPESCSSILWRSWEYKEQAAEALKLTGEDMKKLKLIDAIIEEPIGGAHRDREGAFKAVEKQILEAYEVLKDLNEVDLVAKRMDKYAQMGVYKE, from the coding sequence ATGGAATATTTAGATTTTGAACAACCGATAAAAGATTTAGAAGAGCAGTTGGTTAAATGCCAGGCTATTGGAGAAGAGAGTGATGTAGATGTAAGCTCCACTTGTAATAAAATCGAAAAAAAATTAGCAAAAGCTAAAAAAGATATATATAAAAATTTAACGGCTTGGCAGCGCGTTCAATTGTCGCGTCATCCTAATAGACCATATACTTTAGATTATATCAATGCTATTTGTGGAAATACATTCATGGAACTACATGGAGATAGAAGCGTAAAGGATGATAAAGCCATGATTGGAGGTTTAGGGAAAATAGGCGATCAATCATTTATGTTTATAGGCCAACAGAAGGGATATAATACAAAAACACGTCAGTACCGTAATTTTGGTATGGCAAATCCAGAGGGATATAGAAAAGCATTACGCTTGATGAAGATGGCTGAGAAATTTGGGATCCCTGTAGTAACTTTATTAGATACGCCAGGAGCTTATCCAGGATTAGAGGCAGAAGAAAGAGGGCAGGGAGAGGCCATTGCTCGTAATATACTTGAGATGACTCGTTTAAAAACACCGATAATAACAATTGTTATTGGAGAAGGAGCCTCAGGAGGTGCTTTAGGAATTGGCGTTGGAGATAAGGTATATATGATGGAAAATACATGGTATACTGTAATATCACCAGAGTCATGTTCTTCTATTTTATGGCGTAGTTGGGAGTATAAAGAGCAAGCAGCAGAAGCGTTAAAGTTAACTGGAGAGGATATGAAGAAATTAAAGCTGATTGATGCTATTATTGAGGAGCCAATAGGAGGTGCTCATAGAGATAGAGAAGGAGCTTTTAAAGCTGTAGAAAAACAAATTTTGGAAGCTTATGAAGTGCTAAAAGATTTAAATGAAGTAGATTTGGTAGCGAAGCGTATGGATAAATATGCTCAAATGGGGGTGTATAAAGAATAA
- a CDS encoding 7-carboxy-7-deazaguanine synthase QueE: MDLKIKELIHKGVMLPLMEEFYTIQGEGAHTGTAAYFIRIGGCDVGCHWCDVKESWDANLHPPTETDIIVNNAKKYAKTVVITGGEPLMWNLDYITNQLQSKGMKTHIETSGAYAFSGQWDWFCLSPKKTKLPTTECYNRANELKIIIHNKNDFKFAEEQAKKVGDKCQLFLQPEWSKKEKMTPLIVNYVMEHPKWRVSLQTHKYLNIP, translated from the coding sequence ATGGATTTAAAAATAAAAGAGTTAATACACAAAGGTGTAATGCTTCCTCTAATGGAAGAATTTTATACCATTCAAGGAGAAGGGGCACATACAGGAACAGCTGCTTATTTTATACGAATTGGGGGTTGTGACGTTGGTTGTCATTGGTGCGATGTAAAAGAAAGTTGGGATGCTAATTTACACCCTCCAACAGAAACAGACATCATTGTTAATAATGCAAAAAAATATGCTAAAACAGTAGTAATTACTGGAGGAGAGCCTTTAATGTGGAACCTAGATTATATCACAAATCAACTTCAATCCAAAGGGATGAAAACCCACATAGAAACTTCTGGTGCCTATGCTTTTTCTGGTCAATGGGATTGGTTTTGTTTATCTCCTAAAAAAACGAAATTACCGACTACTGAATGCTATAATAGGGCAAATGAATTAAAAATAATAATTCATAATAAAAACGATTTTAAATTCGCTGAAGAGCAAGCAAAGAAAGTAGGAGATAAATGTCAGCTCTTTCTCCAACCTGAGTGGAGTAAAAAAGAAAAAATGACTCCTCTTATTGTTAATTATGTAATGGAACATCCCAAATGGAGGGTTTCACTACAAACGCATAAATACTTAAACATACCTTAA
- a CDS encoding T9SS type A sorting domain-containing protein, with product MNKKLLFFTLLLISYSSFGQKFNLIWEENFNGYRIPSGVEGESDGDNTTNKPINIGDYTDSFSKWTIDASNASLQNFSDYAAVFRTNAYFDPHFRVQDTHGTEITAPEGGHINWITESIDVSKHKNVSVNMFIQEIGNHETSDYIDVYYSVDNGVNYTRIENWNNLGDANHTLTGNTSISDSCNPDRDFENQTIYFSVPENSTSLKIKVTFRNSSVSENFILDDVRVFGVPSTLNVAENTLASFSMHPNPSQHTVKLEGKEQFERIEIYTISGSLIYSESNISKNNHIINISNFSTGVYLVKTTTHNAHQSTQKLTIK from the coding sequence ATGAATAAAAAATTATTATTTTTCACCCTTCTACTAATTTCTTATTCTTCCTTTGGGCAAAAGTTCAATTTGATTTGGGAAGAAAATTTTAATGGATACCGAATTCCTTCGGGAGTAGAAGGTGAAAGCGACGGTGACAATACTACAAACAAACCAATCAACATAGGAGACTATACTGATTCTTTTTCTAAATGGACTATTGATGCTTCTAATGCTTCTCTGCAAAATTTTTCGGATTATGCAGCTGTTTTTAGAACTAATGCTTATTTTGACCCTCACTTTAGAGTTCAAGATACTCATGGAACAGAAATAACCGCTCCTGAAGGAGGTCACATTAATTGGATTACTGAATCTATTGATGTTTCTAAACACAAAAATGTTAGTGTTAATATGTTTATCCAAGAAATAGGAAACCATGAAACTAGTGATTATATAGATGTATATTATAGTGTTGATAATGGTGTTAATTATACTCGAATAGAAAATTGGAATAACCTTGGAGATGCTAATCATACTCTTACTGGAAACACTTCTATAAGTGATAGTTGTAATCCTGATAGAGATTTTGAAAATCAAACTATTTATTTTTCAGTTCCTGAAAATTCAACTTCTTTAAAAATTAAAGTAACGTTTAGAAATAGTTCCGTGTCAGAAAATTTTATTCTTGATGATGTAAGAGTATTTGGCGTTCCTTCTACTTTGAACGTTGCGGAAAATACTTTAGCTTCATTCTCCATGCATCCTAATCCTTCTCAACATACCGTTAAATTAGAAGGTAAAGAGCAATTTGAACGTATAGAAATTTATACTATTAGTGGTAGCTTGATTTACTCTGAAAGCAACATTAGTAAGAACAACCATATTATAAACATTTCCAATTTCAGTACAGGGGTTTATTTAGTTAAAACAACTACTCATAACGCTCATCAAAGTACTCAAAAATTAACCATCAAATAA
- a CDS encoding helicase HerA-like domain-containing protein — protein MDKTRETFFKDIQEGYQCKGDFITLGAGMFGEETVTNALVKVPLKMLNRHGLIAGATGTGKTKTLQVLAENLSEKGVPVLLMDIKGDLSGLAKPSSGHAKIEERHEKIGIPFEAKKFPVELLSISEEEGVRLRATVSEFGPVLLSRILDLTDTQTGIVAIIFKYCDDHKLPLLDVKDFKKILQFITNEGKEEIRAEYGSISTASTGAILRKVIEIEQQGGNLFFGEKSFEVNDLTRIDEEGKGIISILRLTDIQDKPKLFSTFMLQLLAEVYDTFPEQGDRNRPELVIFIDEAHLVFDEASKALLSQIESIVKLIRSKGIGLYFVTQNPKDIPEDVLAQLGLKIQHALRAFTAKDRKAIKLAAENYPDSAYYEVSEILTQLGIGEAFVSVLNEKGIPTPLARTMLRAPMSRMDVLTEKELKEVLRNSKLTSKYNKEVDRESAYEILNKKIEEASKIEKKEEERVTRSSSSRSTRQNPIIKVLTSATFIRSVFGILKKVIQK, from the coding sequence ATGGATAAGACTAGAGAAACTTTTTTTAAGGATATCCAAGAAGGATACCAATGCAAAGGCGATTTTATAACATTGGGAGCGGGAATGTTTGGTGAAGAAACGGTAACAAATGCATTGGTTAAGGTACCGCTAAAAATGCTAAATCGTCATGGCTTAATAGCAGGAGCAACGGGTACAGGAAAGACCAAAACGCTACAAGTGTTGGCTGAAAATTTATCAGAAAAAGGAGTTCCTGTATTGTTAATGGATATCAAAGGGGATTTAAGTGGATTAGCGAAACCTAGTTCTGGACACGCTAAAATAGAAGAGCGTCATGAAAAGATAGGAATTCCATTTGAAGCAAAGAAGTTTCCTGTAGAGCTTTTAAGTATCTCAGAGGAAGAAGGCGTTCGTTTAAGAGCAACTGTATCTGAATTTGGCCCAGTCTTATTATCCCGTATTTTAGATTTAACAGATACGCAAACAGGTATTGTAGCAATTATTTTTAAATATTGTGATGACCATAAATTACCATTATTAGATGTAAAAGATTTCAAAAAAATACTTCAATTTATAACCAATGAAGGGAAAGAAGAGATCCGAGCTGAGTACGGTAGCATCTCTACTGCAAGTACGGGAGCTATCCTAAGAAAAGTAATAGAGATAGAGCAACAGGGAGGAAACTTGTTTTTTGGAGAAAAATCTTTTGAGGTTAATGATTTGACGAGAATAGATGAAGAAGGGAAGGGAATCATTTCAATATTGAGATTGACTGATATCCAAGACAAACCAAAATTATTCTCAACCTTTATGCTACAACTTTTAGCAGAGGTATATGATACATTCCCTGAGCAAGGAGATCGTAATCGACCTGAACTAGTTATTTTTATAGATGAGGCACATTTGGTTTTTGACGAAGCTTCAAAAGCTTTATTAAGCCAGATAGAAAGTATTGTAAAATTAATTAGATCGAAAGGTATTGGATTGTATTTTGTAACTCAAAACCCAAAAGATATTCCTGAAGATGTTTTGGCGCAATTGGGTTTAAAGATACAACATGCTTTGAGAGCTTTTACAGCAAAAGACAGAAAAGCGATTAAATTAGCGGCGGAGAATTACCCAGATTCAGCATATTATGAAGTAAGTGAAATATTAACTCAATTAGGAATAGGAGAAGCATTTGTGTCAGTACTAAATGAAAAAGGAATTCCTACTCCATTAGCAAGAACTATGTTGAGAGCGCCAATGAGTAGAATGGATGTACTAACGGAAAAAGAGTTAAAAGAAGTATTGAGAAACTCTAAGTTGACTTCAAAATATAATAAAGAAGTAGATAGAGAAAGTGCTTATGAAATTTTAAATAAAAAAATAGAAGAAGCTTCTAAAATTGAAAAAAAGGAAGAAGAAAGAGTTACGAGAAGTTCTTCTAGCAGAAGCACAAGGCAAAACCCTATAATAAAAGTACTAACTAGTGCAACATTTATAAGGAGTGTGTTTGGTATTTTAAAAAAAGTAATACAAAAATAA
- a CDS encoding cupin domain-containing protein gives MEKKYTVQKKPFVVPTTDGKLIEEHFGNASDGNSEISIAHMVAPPGWSEPFQRPVFEEYTYIIKGKKQFIINGESIVLSAGESIKIEKNVRVQYANPFDEECEYIAICLPAFSMDLVNREKEK, from the coding sequence ATGGAAAAAAAATATACAGTTCAAAAAAAGCCATTTGTAGTTCCTACAACAGATGGAAAATTGATAGAAGAGCACTTTGGAAATGCTAGTGATGGTAATTCGGAAATAAGCATTGCACATATGGTAGCGCCACCAGGTTGGAGTGAACCGTTTCAGCGGCCAGTTTTTGAAGAATATACTTATATTATAAAAGGTAAAAAGCAATTCATTATAAATGGAGAGAGTATTGTTTTATCAGCAGGAGAATCTATCAAAATAGAAAAGAATGTACGTGTACAGTATGCTAACCCATTTGATGAAGAGTGTGAGTATATAGCTATTTGTTTACCAGCTTTTTCTATGGATTTAGTAAATAGAGAGAAAGAGAAATAA
- a CDS encoding ZIP family metal transporter, with the protein MSYILLILSVLIGSLIVLIVKPKGNFTRLLLAFSGAYLLSVTILHLLPEVYEHTNDVKVTGILILVGILIQSILESFSKGAEHGHIHLHSKTNQFPWLLFVSLCIHAFSEGIPVHEHHHNLLWAIVIHKIPIAIVLTSFLQHSQYSKRTMLLFLAIFALMSPLGMFIAHKVAFFKVYHTQITALIIGVFLHISTVILFESSENHSFNFQKFTAILIGILLTIFSL; encoded by the coding sequence ATGAGTTATATCTTACTAATTTTATCCGTTCTAATAGGTTCTTTAATCGTTTTAATAGTAAAACCTAAAGGAAACTTCACAAGGTTGCTACTTGCTTTTAGCGGCGCTTATTTATTATCTGTTACCATTTTACATTTACTTCCAGAAGTATATGAACACACCAATGATGTTAAAGTAACAGGAATCTTGATTTTGGTAGGGATTTTAATACAATCTATTTTAGAATCTTTTTCCAAAGGAGCTGAACACGGGCATATCCATTTACATTCTAAAACGAACCAGTTTCCTTGGCTATTATTTGTTAGCTTGTGTATCCATGCCTTTTCAGAAGGAATTCCTGTACACGAGCACCACCATAATTTATTATGGGCAATTGTAATCCACAAAATTCCTATTGCCATTGTACTAACTTCCTTTTTACAACATTCTCAATATAGTAAAAGAACCATGTTGTTATTTCTAGCAATCTTTGCCTTAATGAGTCCGTTAGGAATGTTCATAGCTCATAAAGTTGCCTTTTTTAAAGTTTATCACACCCAAATAACAGCTCTAATTATTGGTGTTTTCTTACATATTTCTACGGTTATCCTTTTTGAAAGCTCAGAAAACCATAGCTTTAACTTTCAAAAATTTACCGCTATTTTAATAGGTATTTTACTAACTATTTTTTCTTTATAA
- a CDS encoding class I SAM-dependent methyltransferase, producing the protein MDSKKDWFTDWFNTPYYHILYKHRNDDDAKIFMKNLTAFLPLEKSSHILDLPCGKGRHAVFLNSLGYKVTGGDLSENSIDFAKQFENNTLNFQVYDMRKPFIKKYNAIFNLFTSFGYFQEDREDILVLKNFKNGLLKNGWLVIDFLNVEKVKNNLVKEERKTIDNIDFHIKREIKNGFIFKHISFFTEGKQHSYTEQVKFLNLEKMKEYLKSANLQLVHTFGNYELHSFNPTTSDRLILIAK; encoded by the coding sequence ATGGATTCAAAAAAAGATTGGTTTACAGATTGGTTTAACACACCTTATTATCACATTTTATATAAACATAGAAATGATGATGATGCTAAGATATTTATGAAAAATTTGACTGCTTTTTTGCCGTTAGAAAAAAGCAGCCACATTTTGGACTTACCTTGTGGGAAAGGACGACACGCTGTCTTTTTAAACAGTTTAGGGTATAAAGTTACTGGAGGTGACTTATCAGAAAACAGTATTGATTTTGCCAAGCAATTTGAAAATAATACCTTAAATTTTCAAGTGTATGATATGCGTAAGCCTTTTATAAAAAAATACAATGCTATATTCAATTTATTTACTAGTTTTGGCTATTTTCAAGAAGATCGGGAGGATATTCTCGTTTTAAAAAATTTTAAAAATGGGTTGCTTAAAAATGGTTGGTTGGTTATTGATTTCTTAAACGTTGAAAAGGTTAAAAATAATCTTGTAAAGGAGGAGAGAAAAACAATTGATAATATTGACTTTCATATAAAGAGAGAAATTAAGAATGGATTTATTTTCAAACATATCTCTTTTTTTACAGAAGGAAAGCAACATTCTTATACCGAACAAGTAAAATTCTTGAATTTAGAAAAAATGAAAGAATACTTAAAAAGTGCAAATTTACAGTTAGTCCATACTTTTGGCAATTACGAACTACATTCTTTTAACCCAACTACTTCTGATCGTTTAATTTTAATTGCTAAATGA
- a CDS encoding THUMP domain-containing class I SAM-dependent RNA methyltransferase encodes MSKDFKMVATTMFGLEGVLADELRKLGAQGVKEGVRNVSFRGDKGFLYKANIALRTAIRILKPIKTCKIFDEEDLYEAIQKIKWEKYLDAEGTFSIGAVVNSKNFTSNSHYISLKSKDAIADYFRHKYSKRPNVDLKYPDVKVHIHIQKEWLTISLDSSGDSLHKRGYRSATNIAPINEALAAGLVLLSGYTGEENFIDPMCGSGTILIEAAMIANNIPANINRKHFAFENWKDYEEDLYFIIQDALLKKIKNSHFKIMGFDKAPSAVAKAKQNIINANLEEFIGVHHVNFFNSKKEVFGNTTILFNPPYGERLNIDVAEFYRKIGDTLKNNYPNSTTWLITSDIQALKHVGLRTSRRIPLKNADLDCRFVRYDIYEGSRKASKIKQDF; translated from the coding sequence ATGAGCAAAGATTTTAAAATGGTAGCTACTACCATGTTTGGCCTAGAAGGAGTGTTGGCAGATGAATTACGAAAGTTAGGAGCACAAGGAGTAAAAGAAGGCGTTAGAAATGTTTCCTTTAGAGGAGATAAAGGTTTCTTATATAAAGCAAATATCGCATTGCGAACAGCTATTAGGATATTAAAACCTATAAAAACATGTAAAATTTTTGATGAAGAAGATTTATACGAAGCCATTCAAAAGATAAAATGGGAGAAGTACTTAGATGCTGAAGGAACTTTTTCTATAGGAGCTGTAGTGAATTCTAAAAATTTCACATCAAATTCGCACTACATAAGTTTAAAGTCGAAAGATGCAATAGCTGACTATTTTAGGCATAAGTATAGTAAAAGACCTAATGTTGATTTGAAATATCCTGATGTTAAGGTACATATACATATACAGAAAGAATGGCTGACAATATCATTGGATTCTTCAGGAGATTCGTTGCATAAAAGAGGGTACAGGAGTGCCACAAACATAGCTCCTATAAACGAAGCGTTAGCAGCGGGGTTGGTGTTACTTTCAGGATATACAGGAGAGGAAAACTTTATTGATCCAATGTGTGGTTCTGGAACTATTTTAATAGAAGCAGCAATGATAGCCAATAATATACCTGCCAATATAAATCGCAAACATTTTGCTTTTGAAAACTGGAAGGATTATGAGGAAGATTTATATTTCATTATTCAAGATGCTTTATTAAAGAAGATAAAAAATTCGCATTTTAAAATAATGGGATTTGATAAAGCACCTTCTGCAGTAGCAAAAGCAAAACAAAATATTATTAATGCAAATTTAGAAGAATTTATAGGAGTGCATCACGTCAACTTTTTTAATTCAAAGAAGGAGGTTTTTGGAAATACAACTATTTTGTTTAATCCACCTTATGGAGAACGTTTAAATATTGATGTGGCGGAGTTTTATAGAAAAATAGGTGATACATTAAAAAATAATTATCCGAACTCAACAACTTGGTTGATAACTTCTGATATTCAAGCATTGAAGCATGTAGGATTGAGAACCTCAAGAAGAATACCTCTAAAGAATGCAGATTTAGATTGTCGTTTTGTACGCTATGATATTTACGAAGGTAGTAGAAAAGCAAGCAAGATAAAGCAAGACTTTTAA
- a CDS encoding HU family DNA-binding protein, producing MNKSDLIDAMAADAGISKAAAKAALDSLTNNITATLKKGDKVALVGWGTWSVSQRAARTGRNPQTGAEINIAAKNVVKFKAGAGLSDSVNE from the coding sequence ATGAACAAATCAGATTTAATCGATGCAATGGCTGCTGATGCAGGAATTTCAAAGGCTGCTGCTAAAGCTGCTTTAGACTCTTTAACGAATAATATTACCGCTACTTTAAAGAAAGGTGATAAAGTTGCTTTAGTTGGATGGGGAACTTGGTCTGTATCACAAAGAGCTGCTAGGACTGGTAGAAATCCACAAACAGGAGCCGAAATTAATATTGCTGCTAAAAATGTAGTTAAGTTTAAAGCTGGAGCTGGTTTAAGTGATTCTGTAAACGAATAA
- the fmt gene encoding methionyl-tRNA formyltransferase, translating to MKDIRIVFMGTPDFAVTILQHLVENKYNVVGVITAPDKPAGRGRKLNQSAVKKYAISQNLPMLQPKNLKEEDFQEALRSWNANLQIVVAFRMLPKTVWAMPKYGTFNLHASLLPEYRGAAPINWAIINGETKTGVTTFFIDDKIDTGEIILQKEMEIKESETVGELHDKLMYLGADLVKETVELIKKGEVYTTKQPEKEQKPAHKLFPHNCKIDWSLSLHDIYNKIRGLNPYPAAWTNIHNGTDQISAKIYSVSKEKASHNLDIGTIVFSKLFLKVAVQDGYLIINDIKLSGKKKMDAKSLLNGFRFDENAKML from the coding sequence ATGAAAGATATTCGCATTGTTTTTATGGGAACTCCCGATTTTGCAGTAACCATATTACAGCACTTAGTAGAAAATAAATATAATGTAGTCGGAGTTATTACTGCACCTGACAAACCAGCTGGTAGAGGTAGAAAACTTAATCAATCTGCTGTAAAAAAATACGCTATATCCCAAAATCTTCCTATGTTACAACCTAAAAATTTAAAGGAGGAAGATTTTCAAGAAGCATTAAGAAGCTGGAATGCTAACTTGCAAATTGTTGTTGCTTTTAGAATGCTCCCTAAAACTGTATGGGCTATGCCTAAATATGGAACTTTTAATTTACATGCTTCTTTACTACCTGAATATCGAGGAGCTGCTCCTATTAATTGGGCTATTATTAATGGAGAAACAAAAACAGGTGTAACTACATTTTTTATAGATGATAAGATTGATACAGGTGAAATTATTCTTCAAAAAGAAATGGAGATCAAAGAATCTGAAACTGTAGGTGAGTTACACGATAAATTAATGTATTTAGGAGCTGATTTGGTCAAAGAAACAGTTGAACTAATAAAAAAAGGAGAGGTTTATACAACCAAACAACCCGAGAAGGAACAAAAGCCTGCTCACAAACTCTTTCCTCATAACTGTAAGATAGATTGGTCATTATCTTTACATGATATCTACAATAAAATAAGAGGGTTAAATCCATATCCTGCTGCCTGGACAAACATACATAACGGAACTGATCAAATTTCAGCAAAAATTTATAGTGTTTCAAAAGAAAAGGCTTCTCATAATCTAGATATAGGCACCATTGTTTTTTCTAAATTATTTCTAAAAGTAGCCGTACAAGATGGTTATTTAATCATTAACGACATCAAACTATCTGGAAAGAAAAAAATGGACGCTAAAAGTTTACTAAATGGGTTTCGCTTTGACGAAAATGCAAAGATGCTCTAA
- a CDS encoding RecQ family ATP-dependent DNA helicase, which translates to MINSIQILQKYWGHSSFRFPQEAIIESANNGNDTIALLPTGGGKSICFQIPALAKEGICIVISPLIALMEDQVNSLLDKDIKATTIPSGSTQDEMIILFDKIRFANYKFLYLSPERLQSTFIQEKIRQLNVNLIAIDEAHCISEWGHDFRPSYRNINILRALKPTVNCIALTATATNKVIDDIKTSLEMKAVKIFRKSFFRKNLAYQVYQTEDKLYQLKQIFRKTKSPAIVYVNTRSKTKEISNYLTAHGFNSTFYHGGLSAIEKQVSFQDWMTEKKPIIVATNAFGMGIDKPNVGIVIHLNLPSSIENYIQEAGRAGRNGKKAFSVVLQNKNDQAIFKELIIKSYPNISELKEIHQKLYQHFQIVKGEYTASQFDLNLLEFSNKYNFSSNKVFNSLQILHNNGVLQSSDNTRKKSTVKFLVKSKYVLTYIHKNNTLRKFIQTFLRIYGGVFEEAIKIDEFYLAKKAGITSWKTIEYLNKLADDNLISYVRAAAHTELTFLLPREDDITINRISKHVKTYLNQKKQKVDDVINFITNNDICRSIQLLSYFGENKLHECGFCDVCLKNKKIENISDKILSLIQKNKEMSSREICASLSAKEQDILINLQYLLAEEKIAINSYNKYYI; encoded by the coding sequence ATGATAAATAGTATTCAAATATTGCAAAAATATTGGGGGCATTCTTCTTTTAGATTCCCCCAAGAAGCAATTATTGAATCGGCTAATAATGGCAACGATACAATTGCATTATTGCCAACTGGAGGGGGTAAATCTATATGTTTTCAAATACCAGCCTTAGCTAAAGAAGGTATTTGTATTGTAATTTCTCCTCTCATTGCTTTAATGGAAGATCAAGTGAATAGTTTACTAGATAAAGATATCAAAGCGACAACAATTCCTTCTGGAAGCACTCAAGATGAAATGATTATTTTGTTTGATAAAATTCGTTTTGCAAACTATAAGTTTTTATACTTATCTCCTGAAAGATTGCAATCTACCTTTATTCAAGAAAAAATAAGACAGCTAAACGTCAATTTAATTGCTATTGACGAGGCTCATTGTATTTCAGAGTGGGGGCATGATTTCCGCCCTTCTTATAGAAATATCAATATACTAAGAGCTTTAAAGCCAACAGTAAATTGTATTGCTTTAACAGCTACGGCCACCAATAAAGTTATTGATGATATTAAGACCTCATTAGAAATGAAAGCGGTCAAAATATTTAGGAAATCTTTTTTTAGAAAAAACCTAGCTTATCAAGTTTATCAAACAGAAGATAAACTTTATCAACTAAAACAAATTTTTAGAAAAACGAAATCTCCAGCAATTGTATATGTGAATACTAGAAGTAAAACTAAAGAAATTAGCAATTACTTGACTGCACATGGTTTTAATAGTACGTTTTATCATGGGGGATTGTCTGCTATTGAAAAACAGGTTTCCTTCCAAGATTGGATGACTGAGAAAAAACCAATTATAGTTGCCACAAACGCCTTTGGTATGGGGATTGATAAACCTAATGTTGGTATTGTTATTCACTTAAACCTTCCTTCTTCTATCGAAAATTATATACAAGAAGCAGGTAGAGCTGGTAGAAATGGAAAAAAAGCATTCTCCGTAGTATTGCAAAATAAAAATGACCAAGCTATTTTTAAAGAATTAATCATAAAATCATATCCTAATATTAGTGAGCTCAAAGAAATACACCAAAAGTTATACCAGCATTTTCAAATAGTTAAGGGAGAATATACAGCTTCTCAGTTTGATTTAAATCTATTAGAATTCTCCAATAAGTATAATTTTTCTTCCAATAAGGTTTTTAATAGCTTGCAAATTTTACATAACAATGGGGTACTTCAAAGCTCTGACAATACCAGAAAAAAATCTACCGTAAAATTTCTTGTAAAAAGTAAATATGTATTAACATATATTCATAAAAACAATACGCTTCGTAAATTTATTCAAACCTTTTTGCGAATCTACGGGGGAGTATTTGAAGAAGCTATTAAAATTGATGAGTTTTACCTCGCTAAAAAGGCAGGCATTACTTCATGGAAAACAATAGAATACCTGAACAAACTTGCTGATGACAATCTCATTAGCTACGTAAGAGCAGCAGCTCATACCGAATTAACCTTTCTTCTGCCTAGAGAAGATGACATTACCATTAATAGAATTTCTAAGCATGTCAAAACGTACCTTAATCAAAAAAAACAAAAGGTTGATGATGTTATTAATTTTATCACAAACAATGATATTTGTAGAAGCATCCAATTGCTAAGCTATTTCGGAGAAAATAAATTACATGAATGTGGCTTTTGCGATGTTTGCCTCAAGAATAAAAAAATTGAAAATATTTCTGATAAGATACTTTCACTAATCCAAAAAAATAAAGAAATGTCATCAAGAGAAATATGCGCGTCATTATCTGCAAAAGAGCAGGATATTTTAATAAATTTGCAATACTTATTAGCCGAAGAAAAAATAGCTATTAACTCGTACAATAAATATTATATATAA